In Citrus sinensis cultivar Valencia sweet orange chromosome 3, DVS_A1.0, whole genome shotgun sequence, the sequence AAAACTAAgagatttaattgaaattttagttattttaaagCTTATCTAAACAATTTGGCCCCTTCgcttttacatattttatgtatCTTCCCCAAGTTTATAATTTCTTCGTTAATGTCACATAGCAATATCCTTGGTTCTTAATGTTATGAGTTGGACTCACTTGACTTAGTTTATAACTAAAAGtcatagtttaattttttatctattaaatGTATTCAATTCAATGTTGtgaatttaaagtaaaaagataatatttaagTTCTTGTCTATCTAccattaaatttgataaattcaattgatgaaatttgaatcataatttaaaattaaaaatttaagtctAAAGAACCCCAACAGTAAATTATAGCATACTCAAATTTATACGCACTTGTCCGAACCAAAGTCTGGTTtcgtcattattattattatttatattaatcaaGGATCCGCCACTACTTAGAGGGTCAATTTGAATGGTAAGTATCTGAATCTTATTAAACCCTCTGCGAGATAAATCTTTATCCATAGTCTTTGTGAATGCAAAGGGAGgaactgaaattttatttatactcATATGTCAGATAAACGGGCCTTATCAGTACAAATGAACATATTATTGAATCCTATTTCGTTTCACGAAGGGAAATTTCTGCTCTTGAACATCAAATTACATAACTTATCTCTCTGCACCACTCAATCAGATGATTATTGGAGCTAAGCTGCATGAATCCAAATGGTCGCTTGAACATTAAAGTGACAGGATCTCACTCTCGCCAAAGAGATGGTAATATTAATTCTACAAGTTAATTACAGAGAATCTCTTCTATACCGTTTTTCGAAACACAATTGTATACCTCAGTTCACCTGTATGTGAAACTCCACCgacatgaaaaacaaattatttaaagaaatcaccttgaaaaatatattttctcaaaaatagtgtacaatcaaatcaaaggaaggaaaaaaaaaatattttttctgaaTGGCATATTTTTTTCTACCAATTGCtatttctcaattttatgGGCCAGCATTATTTGATGTTCAAGGGTCCACTTTGTTTCATTGTTTTTCTAATATCACACACAAAGCTGGGTCCTCAAAAAATGTTGATCAGTTCAtgctttttcttgtttcatgAATATTCTGGTCACCATAAGACATGCTATGCCTTGACAATACAATTCAATTGTTTGAGGTTACATTATGAGGCATCacatttattctttaataaaGTCCCGTTAAAATTAAACCATTTATCAACATTCATATTATACTAATCTTACAGGTTTGATGAATCTGTAGGTACGTTTACTGTTAATATTTAGTACCGAATCTTGGTAGTAAGATTAGTTCTAGATCCTCAcagttcaaaataaatttctagttCTCTAAAATTTGTAGTTTCTAGAGATCTATATATACCATTTTCTTTACAGGATGAATGTGAAGATCTCagtataatgaaattaatcaCGCACCGTGATTGCCTACTAATTGGACTCAAATTACTTCAAATCTTATTACTCTTAGAACCAACTCCATTATTGCTTTGATAAAATAGAAAGCTCTACTTGCAGCGGTCCATTCTGAAGAAAATAATGCATCATTTCAGGCCCTCCGGATCCCTGGCCAGAGTAACTTTTTCATCAAAGTTTTTATCAACTTGTGTTTTCGTACGTGTTGTAGACAAGGCTACGTCGCGCAGTTGTATTAGCTCTTGACAGCAATGATCACAATCCATTAATAGATTATCGCTACTACTATATATATTGCGGCAAAAGCTAGAATGGGCAATACGCAATAATTTGCTAGAATGGGCAATACGCAATAATTTGATCATCTATATCATCAActattacaatattaattgaatGAATACAGACCGATGGGGGCGCATGAGACACATATATACTTAAGCATATTCCtcgatttttttatatatgtagaGAGACGAATTTTGATgcttatttataaagaaaattaaaataatgaaagaaattcCACTCTGGCTCAAAAGCCCAATTTATACAACAAAGTGAATGTTGTAGAACAATATATCAAATTGAATGAGCTGAAACTGTACGTTTTACTGTTATATTACTAGTGGCCAATAGTATTGCTGAAACATGAATTCATCTTTCAATTAGTAATCAATACAGACAATAATGTGAAGTTgtacaattttattaatgtacATGCATGTGTTAATACATACTCATGGAATAAGTTAGGAAGATGAGAAGtctttaatgaataaattaaaatttaagcactcaatatattaaagaaatattgGAATATGCCaataattaatacataatacaaaatttttatttggatggccattcaaatttaaatttcagacaAGGTAGGAtgttaaaatgaatttgagtTTTGTCCTCCCCTCATCTTcttcgtttaaaaaaaagaaaaaaagtacaCATAATACAAACACACATTGAAATGGATCGATTAAACAACGCAAAAAAATGGCTAGAAATAAATTGATGGCAACAAATAGCTGATTAGCTGATTTAAGCGCATTGGAAGCCGGAAGGGACTTTCTTTCCGCAGAAATTGAGCAACAAGCTAAGTGAAACAGGCACATTGAGGTTAATGCCTAAGATATTGGCTTTAATGGCAGTGCAAAGGCAAACAGCGGCTTCAAGATCAACCAAACCTTTAATTAGGCTGCAGCAAGGAGTCTTTGGTGGGGTTCCAACAACAAGGTGCACCAAATCATTCAACACATTAGCACATACACCCAACTTTAGGGTATCCCTAGGGCAAGTGGGCTTGGGGGCAGGTGGGTGCTTGTGGCTCttaggtggtggtggtgggcaGGGTACATAAGTAGAGCTAACCAAAGTGAAGAAGATGAGGTTGAGGGAAAGGAGAAGGGCAGTTGGTGCTAGTAGAACCCTTGCCATATCTAAATTATTTGATGGCCTGTGAAGAAAGGACTGGCGTTTAATTGCGAGTGCGGCAAAACTGTGGAGTGGGCTTAGGGTTTTATAGATTGGAGATTGAGAAgctttacattttttatttttttattttttttgtgaagaGACCCATGTGGCATGTGGGCACACTGGATTGCCGAACACAAGCTGGCAGGCAACATGCAGGATAAGCTTATATATGAGACTCTGGAGTTTGGAGTTTTGTGTAGTTGGCACTTGTCAATTTTCTAAAGAGTGAAGTTAATTTGCATTTTAGAAATTATCTAAAgcacttttattttaataaattattttattataaaaatacctattatatgaattattaataagaattcTCTCTTATAAACCAACATGATATAATTACTCTGAACACTCATATAACATAttcattattcaatatataattCTCTTACCCTAAAtcttaaaaattctatttccAATCTCTTAAACAATATTTAGTTTAATAAGAAGCAAATTAATACTTTTAATATACTTtgaacatatttttaatttttggattttttaaatgtatatttttgcagttttcttcttttttttttctttttgtcttcttcttcttccttttttttgtcttcttgTTTAACTTCactacttcttcttcttctttttattttttattttttccttttttggcaAAAgggccaattttttttctctcaattgtTAGGTTAAAAAATTGGGGGTGTAAAAACCaatattaaacatatattttatttaatggacaaaaataaataactaaattttatattaaagaaTTTGTTTAGAACATAATTTGATTACAtgttaaatatacaaaattgttattacTTCATTTTAGatgttttgtttattgtttggcgtaaattaatttaagtagtTTAAATAAggtctttttttatattttaaag encodes:
- the LOC102618428 gene encoding 14 kDa proline-rich protein DC2.15-like — translated: MARVLLAPTALLLSLNLIFFTLVSSTYVPCPPPPPKSHKHPPAPKPTCPRDTLKLGVCANVLNDLVHLVVGTPPKTPCCSLIKGLVDLEAAVCLCTAIKANILGINLNVPVSLSLLLNFCGKKVPSGFQCA